A single Marispirochaeta aestuarii DNA region contains:
- the mutL gene encoding DNA mismatch repair endonuclease MutL: MSDRDSPRRIRLLRDDVARKIAAGEVIDRPFSIVRELIDNAVDAGADTIKVDLKNGGIGSIRVSDNGSGMSAEDLALCYHAHATSKIESVDDLYHTKSLGFRGEALGSIGACAKLSINSSTGEEGHRLLVENGEMLSLEPHRSPRGTTVEAADIFYNLPGRRRFLKSAKAEGGLCRAVFLEKAAAFPEITFQLLNDGEVRLTLPASGITERVSTAYSSVFTPRLTESFGAGQQGFSFTLVHASPAVYRRDRRYIHVYVNKRRIQEYSLVQAVEYGFSSVLPGGSFPVALLFLEIDPELVDFNIHPAKREARIRNIREVHHAVSSGIQEALETYTRREPFPGGPSPLKSGHQDLSGFDARNFQDSAAERSGTGGFTPSPETSPRSIPSPRDGGPLSRVSNIDSWKGISPSPRLSPNTQDDTGSGREKAELRYLGQAFDLFLLCQAGEDLYLIDQHAAHERILYNRFSAPGQESQGLIVPLEIEIDDQEPREFYGELLSELADLGFRGALEEKQLTITAIPASYRGVEKELEAFLSDAGGSIRNLLTALYADMACKAAIKDGESLDEVSARELAREALSLPDPRCPHGRPVWFRLSRQELFALVGRT, translated from the coding sequence ATGAGTGACAGGGATTCGCCCCGCAGAATCAGACTTCTGCGGGACGATGTGGCCAGAAAAATCGCGGCCGGCGAGGTAATCGACCGGCCGTTTTCCATTGTACGGGAGCTTATCGATAATGCCGTCGATGCCGGAGCGGACACCATAAAGGTTGATCTCAAAAACGGCGGAATCGGATCGATCCGGGTAAGCGATAACGGAAGCGGTATGAGCGCGGAGGACCTTGCCCTCTGCTATCATGCCCACGCGACAAGCAAGATCGAAAGCGTAGATGACCTCTATCACACGAAGAGTCTCGGTTTCCGGGGCGAAGCCCTGGGGAGTATCGGGGCCTGTGCAAAGCTCTCCATAAACAGCAGTACCGGTGAAGAGGGGCACCGCCTGCTGGTGGAAAACGGAGAAATGCTCTCCCTGGAACCCCACAGGAGTCCCCGGGGGACCACCGTGGAGGCGGCGGACATCTTTTATAATCTTCCCGGCAGACGCCGTTTTCTCAAAAGCGCCAAAGCGGAGGGGGGACTCTGCAGGGCCGTGTTTCTCGAGAAAGCGGCGGCTTTTCCGGAGATCACCTTTCAGCTTCTGAATGACGGGGAGGTCAGGCTCACCCTTCCTGCATCAGGTATTACCGAGAGGGTCTCCACGGCCTACTCTTCGGTTTTTACTCCCAGGCTCACGGAATCCTTCGGTGCAGGCCAACAGGGCTTCTCCTTCACTCTCGTTCACGCCTCCCCGGCGGTCTACCGCAGGGACCGGCGTTATATTCACGTTTATGTAAATAAACGACGCATTCAGGAGTATTCCCTGGTGCAGGCGGTGGAGTACGGTTTCTCCTCCGTGCTGCCCGGGGGGAGTTTTCCGGTGGCCCTGCTTTTTCTGGAGATCGACCCTGAACTCGTTGACTTCAACATTCATCCCGCAAAAAGGGAGGCCCGCATACGGAACATACGGGAGGTGCACCACGCCGTGAGCAGCGGCATCCAGGAGGCCCTTGAGACATACACGCGAAGGGAGCCCTTTCCCGGCGGTCCTTCTCCGCTGAAAAGCGGCCATCAGGATCTTTCCGGTTTCGACGCCCGGAATTTTCAGGATTCGGCAGCCGAAAGGTCCGGGACCGGCGGTTTTACCCCTTCCCCGGAGACATCCCCCCGGAGCATTCCATCCCCGAGGGACGGTGGGCCGCTGTCCCGGGTGAGCAACATCGATTCCTGGAAGGGGATATCCCCGTCGCCGCGGCTTTCTCCAAATACACAGGATGATACCGGCTCAGGCAGGGAGAAAGCCGAGCTCCGCTATCTGGGCCAGGCCTTTGACCTGTTTCTGCTCTGCCAGGCGGGAGAGGATCTCTACCTGATCGATCAGCACGCCGCCCACGAAAGGATTCTGTATAACCGCTTTTCCGCCCCCGGTCAGGAGTCCCAGGGACTTATTGTGCCGCTGGAAATCGAAATAGATGACCAGGAACCCAGGGAGTTCTACGGCGAACTCCTTTCCGAACTGGCGGATCTGGGTTTCCGGGGAGCACTGGAGGAAAAGCAGTTGACCATTACCGCCATCCCGGCTTCGTACCGGGGGGTAGAAAAGGAGCTGGAAGCCTTTCTCAGCGACGCCGGAGGCTCGATCAGGAACCTGCTCACCGCCCTCTATGCCGACATGGCCTGCAAAGCGGCGATCAAGGACGGTGAATCCCTGGATGAGGTATCCGCCCGGGAACTCGCCAGGGAAGCCCTTTCACTGCCGGATCCCCGCTGCCCCCACGGACGACCCGTCTGGTTCAGACTGAGCAGACAGGAACTCTTCGCCCTTGTGGGGCGAACCTGA
- a CDS encoding FecR family protein, with translation MKNLLLAASIMLLLPLVMFPQETEEPTAVLEYFGDEYEIQVFDIDGNRIEEIFYGMDLMPGDRIKTGRTAAEIRLDPNGSIIRLSSNTEFVIESLQKDEQSANEFTLFGGKLRAIAAKFGLFKRNNYSIQTPSAVAGIRGTDFGLEVIPSASDSAFVFEGEIDYTSLTSGESLRLGAGQFADALAPSFEALALSTENFAALYRDLQFEALVPAEVPGYQPPAVETGSDSEPAAEPEPEPEISEPAEESAFMRYLSEHLGMEIGTVTIDGLTFSKFILQPAFNIGDFKLGLYLPIIYNTDLFDPEDWYKPDDNYEWSFGTDQDNSADAARDALKDLVLKIRYIEYGDNRDPFFLKAGNVNNVTLGHGIIINRFANDTDFPAIRRVGLNTGFNADKWTIESVFNDLAEPEIMGGRIGYRPLGRTLPLGFGISSVTDIAPAADLDDKAGDPLFLHTALDTEFPLMERDNFSLVGFADIGTMLPYYREDYTGSFGTVSAGWQSDFIYDDSEDNLLERLQNYGWASGIFGNLSILNYRLEYQYNKGLFAHGFYGPTYERQREQYARDLGELIPLSSSLQEVTRGIYGQAGFELENLLMLEAGYRWAWDDEGFDDTADLFHLMATVPRIPFIPVSASLGMDTVGFVDGIESNSLFDERTALFGELVYSFAPNLQIAAVVTNFVSEDEAGNKEADFAVSIETRVSF, from the coding sequence ATGAAGAATCTGCTGCTTGCTGCATCAATAATGCTCCTCTTGCCTCTTGTCATGTTTCCCCAGGAAACGGAGGAACCGACAGCGGTACTGGAATATTTCGGAGATGAGTACGAGATCCAGGTCTTTGACATAGACGGCAACCGCATAGAGGAAATCTTCTACGGCATGGATCTTATGCCCGGTGACCGGATAAAGACCGGCCGGACCGCCGCAGAGATCCGTCTTGATCCCAATGGTTCCATCATTCGCCTCTCAAGCAATACCGAGTTTGTAATAGAGAGTCTGCAGAAGGATGAACAGTCCGCCAACGAGTTTACCCTTTTCGGCGGCAAACTGCGGGCCATCGCTGCGAAATTCGGCCTTTTCAAGCGCAACAACTACTCCATCCAGACTCCCTCGGCAGTCGCGGGTATCCGGGGTACCGACTTCGGCCTCGAGGTTATACCTTCCGCCTCTGACAGCGCCTTTGTCTTTGAAGGAGAGATTGACTATACCAGCCTCACAAGCGGAGAATCCCTCAGACTGGGAGCCGGGCAGTTTGCCGACGCCCTGGCACCTTCCTTTGAGGCCCTTGCCTTGAGCACCGAGAACTTCGCGGCCCTCTACCGGGACCTGCAGTTTGAAGCCCTTGTGCCGGCGGAAGTACCGGGGTATCAGCCCCCCGCCGTCGAGACCGGCAGCGATTCAGAACCTGCTGCAGAGCCCGAACCCGAACCGGAGATCAGTGAACCCGCCGAAGAGAGCGCCTTCATGCGCTACCTTTCGGAGCATCTCGGAATGGAGATCGGTACGGTCACCATCGACGGGCTCACCTTCTCGAAATTCATTCTGCAGCCCGCATTCAACATCGGGGATTTCAAACTTGGTCTGTACCTGCCTATCATTTACAATACCGACCTTTTCGATCCCGAAGACTGGTACAAACCGGACGACAACTACGAATGGTCCTTCGGTACGGACCAGGACAACAGTGCCGATGCCGCCCGGGACGCCCTGAAGGACCTGGTACTGAAAATCCGTTACATTGAATACGGCGACAACCGGGACCCCTTCTTCCTGAAGGCCGGAAACGTCAACAATGTGACCCTCGGCCACGGCATCATCATAAACCGTTTTGCCAATGACACCGACTTTCCCGCCATTCGCAGGGTTGGTCTGAACACCGGATTCAACGCCGATAAATGGACCATCGAATCGGTCTTCAACGATCTGGCAGAACCGGAGATCATGGGAGGCCGCATCGGCTATCGCCCTCTGGGACGGACTCTTCCCCTGGGTTTCGGCATCTCCTCGGTGACAGATATCGCCCCGGCAGCTGATCTGGACGACAAGGCGGGGGATCCCCTCTTTCTGCATACCGCCCTGGATACGGAGTTCCCCCTTATGGAACGGGACAACTTCTCCCTGGTCGGTTTTGCCGACATCGGCACCATGCTTCCCTACTACCGGGAGGATTACACGGGAAGCTTTGGAACAGTTTCCGCGGGATGGCAGTCCGATTTTATCTATGACGATTCCGAGGACAATCTTCTTGAGCGGCTGCAGAACTACGGCTGGGCTTCCGGCATCTTCGGTAATCTGTCCATACTGAACTACCGCCTGGAGTACCAGTACAACAAGGGACTTTTTGCCCATGGTTTCTACGGTCCCACCTACGAGAGACAGCGGGAACAGTATGCCCGGGACCTTGGTGAGCTTATACCCCTCTCCTCCTCACTGCAGGAGGTTACCCGGGGGATCTATGGCCAGGCGGGATTCGAGCTTGAAAACCTGCTGATGCTTGAAGCCGGCTACCGCTGGGCCTGGGACGATGAGGGATTCGACGATACGGCGGACCTGTTCCACCTTATGGCGACGGTTCCCCGGATACCCTTTATCCCGGTAAGCGCTTCCCTGGGAATGGACACCGTCGGTTTTGTGGACGGAATCGAAAGCAACAGCCTTTTTGACGAGCGGACCGCCCTTTTCGGAGAATTGGTCTACTCCTTCGCCCCGAACCTGCAGATCGCCGCAGTGGTGACCAACTTCGTGAGCGAGGATGAGGCTGGAAACAAGGAGGCGGACTTTGCAGTTTCAATCGAAACGAGGGTCAGCTTCTGA